In the Leptotrichia sp. oral taxon 212 genome, one interval contains:
- the ileS gene encoding isoleucine--tRNA ligase — protein sequence MSEEQNVEKVDYAGTLNLPKTSFKMKANLAQKEPITLRDWNKANIYEKSLKEDKGFFILHDGPPYANGNIHIGHALNKVLKDIILKYKRLRGYNAPYIPGWDTHGLPIEWKIMEELGEKAKTMSPLQIRQECKKCALKWVEKQKAEFIRLGVLGNWENPYITLKPEYEAEQLKVFKEIYENGYVYKGLKPVYWSPTTETALAEAEIEYKDVESHSIYVKFEGKQDLLDKLGIDEGSILIWTTTPWTLPANLGVFLHPEFDYGVYKTEKGNLILAKSLAETVFSTLGLSYELLKEFKGTELERTHYRHPFLDRDGLVMIGDYVTADAGTGAVHSAPGHGVDDYNYALKYNIGVLSPVDDKGHMTKEAGKYEGMFYAKASNVIVEDLTESGHLLHHSKFTHSYPHDWRSKKPVIFRATEQWFISVDESDIRQNALDALKDVEFVPEWGKNRINAMLETRPDWTISRQRVWGVPIPIFYNRETNEVIYEPEIMDKVIELVKKEGTDIWWKYEAEEIIGEELLEKYNLKNIPLRKERSIMDVWFDSGVSHRGVLVPRELPRPADLYLEGSDQHRGWFQSSLLTSIASTKDAPYKRILTHGFVMDGQGRKMSKSLGNTILPKDITEKYGADILRLWVSSVDYREDVRISENILQQMSDAYRRIRNTARFLMGNLSDFNYSEDKVEYSEMFEIDRWAMHKLEELKEKTTKYYDRYEFYSLFQEITYFCSIEMSSFYLDIVKDRLYCENKKSPERRSAQTVLTEVLRVLVRVISPVLSFTAEEIWERIPESIKEEESVHLSSWIEANPEYKNEELAKKWEKIYHLRKEVNKKLEAERQNGMIGHSLDARVLLNISNGEYAFLKEYTEAEVSDLFIVSQVKFVNEGLQETEIEAITIAVEKASGEKCERCWKYDEEVGHDHEHNDVCPRCAKVLNSLEK from the coding sequence ATGTCGGAAGAACAGAATGTTGAAAAGGTGGATTATGCCGGAACGCTAAATCTACCGAAAACAAGCTTTAAAATGAAAGCAAATCTGGCTCAGAAAGAGCCAATTACTTTAAGGGACTGGAATAAGGCAAATATCTATGAAAAATCTCTGAAAGAAGATAAAGGTTTTTTCATATTGCATGACGGACCGCCATATGCAAATGGTAATATTCATATAGGGCATGCCTTAAATAAGGTACTTAAGGATATAATTCTAAAATACAAGAGGCTAAGAGGCTATAATGCTCCATATATTCCCGGATGGGATACACATGGACTGCCGATAGAATGGAAAATCATGGAGGAACTTGGAGAAAAAGCAAAGACTATGTCTCCGCTTCAGATAAGACAGGAGTGTAAGAAATGCGCACTTAAATGGGTAGAAAAGCAGAAGGCTGAATTTATAAGATTAGGAGTTTTAGGAAACTGGGAAAATCCTTATATTACACTAAAACCTGAATATGAGGCAGAACAGCTGAAAGTATTCAAGGAAATATATGAAAATGGATATGTATATAAAGGACTGAAACCTGTATACTGGTCACCAACAACAGAAACGGCACTTGCTGAAGCGGAAATTGAGTATAAAGATGTAGAATCCCATTCGATTTATGTAAAATTTGAAGGAAAACAGGATTTGTTGGATAAATTAGGAATAGATGAAGGAAGTATCCTGATATGGACAACTACACCATGGACATTGCCTGCGAATCTGGGAGTTTTTCTGCACCCTGAATTTGATTATGGTGTTTATAAGACAGAAAAAGGAAACCTGATTTTAGCAAAAAGTCTTGCTGAAACAGTATTTTCAACACTAGGATTATCCTATGAACTGCTTAAGGAATTCAAGGGAACAGAGCTTGAAAGAACTCATTACAGACATCCGTTTTTAGACAGGGATGGATTGGTAATGATAGGAGACTATGTAACCGCAGATGCAGGAACAGGAGCAGTACATTCTGCACCTGGACATGGGGTGGACGACTATAATTATGCGTTAAAATATAACATAGGAGTATTGTCTCCTGTTGATGATAAAGGACATATGACAAAGGAAGCAGGAAAATATGAGGGAATGTTTTATGCAAAGGCAAGTAATGTAATAGTGGAAGATCTTACAGAAAGCGGACATCTGCTTCACCACAGTAAATTCACCCACTCATACCCTCACGACTGGAGAAGTAAAAAACCTGTAATTTTCAGGGCTACTGAACAGTGGTTCATAAGTGTTGATGAAAGTGATATCAGACAGAATGCGCTGGATGCATTGAAAGATGTGGAATTTGTTCCTGAATGGGGAAAAAACAGAATCAATGCAATGCTTGAAACAAGACCGGACTGGACTATTTCAAGACAGAGAGTATGGGGGGTGCCAATACCTATATTCTATAACAGGGAAACAAATGAAGTTATATATGAACCTGAAATAATGGATAAAGTTATTGAATTAGTAAAAAAAGAAGGAACAGATATATGGTGGAAATACGAAGCTGAAGAAATTATAGGAGAAGAACTGCTTGAAAAATACAATCTGAAAAATATTCCATTAAGAAAAGAAAGAAGTATTATGGACGTATGGTTTGACTCAGGGGTTTCACATAGAGGAGTTCTTGTGCCAAGGGAATTACCTAGACCGGCAGACCTTTATCTTGAAGGAAGTGACCAGCATAGAGGATGGTTCCAGTCATCACTGCTGACATCAATAGCAAGTACAAAGGACGCGCCATATAAAAGAATACTTACTCATGGATTTGTAATGGACGGACAAGGTAGAAAAATGTCCAAGTCATTAGGGAACACAATACTTCCTAAAGATATTACTGAAAAATATGGAGCTGATATTTTAAGACTTTGGGTATCTTCAGTAGATTACAGGGAAGATGTAAGAATTTCTGAAAATATATTACAGCAGATGTCCGATGCATATAGAAGAATAAGAAATACAGCAAGATTCCTCATGGGAAATTTAAGTGATTTCAACTATTCAGAAGACAAGGTTGAATACAGTGAAATGTTCGAAATAGACAGATGGGCAATGCATAAGCTTGAAGAACTGAAGGAAAAAACTACAAAATATTATGACAGATATGAATTTTACAGTTTATTCCAGGAAATAACGTATTTCTGCTCAATCGAAATGTCTTCCTTCTATTTGGATATAGTAAAAGACAGACTTTACTGTGAAAATAAGAAGTCGCCTGAAAGAAGAAGTGCACAGACTGTACTTACAGAAGTATTAAGAGTACTTGTAAGGGTGATTTCTCCTGTGCTGTCATTTACGGCAGAAGAAATCTGGGAAAGAATACCTGAAAGCATAAAAGAGGAAGAAAGTGTTCATTTGAGTTCATGGATTGAAGCAAATCCTGAATACAAAAACGAAGAACTTGCTAAAAAATGGGAAAAGATATATCATTTAAGAAAAGAAGTTAATAAAAAACTTGAAGCTGAAAGACAGAATGGAATGATAGGGCACTCACTTGATGCAAGAGTTCTTCTTAATATATCAAATGGTGAATATGCATTCCTGAAAGAGTATACAGAAGCTGAAGTTTCTGATCTTTTCATTGTTTCACAGGTAAAATTTGTAAATGAAGGGCTGCAGGAAACTGAAATAGAAGCAATTACTATTGCTGTAGAAAAAGCATCTGGAGAAAAATGTGAAAGATGCTGGAAATATGATGAAGAAGTTGGACATGACCATGAACATAATGATGTATGTCCAAGATGTGCTAAAGTTCTTAATTCTTTGGAAAAATAA
- the lspA gene encoding signal peptidase II: MLYIIIITVLTIIDQFTKSEMLAAAEGNIGYSIPVIQGFFHFTYVENHGGIFGLFQGKIGVFTVVSLILLGYIVFTEYKNFKNYTKWTKIGVSVIAAGAIGNMIDRIFRGFVVDMIDFNGLWHFVFNVADMYVHIGIYIIVIDYLARKYMEKNRK; this comes from the coding sequence ATGCTTTATATAATAATTATTACAGTCCTTACAATAATTGACCAGTTTACAAAATCTGAGATGCTGGCTGCGGCTGAAGGAAATATCGGATATTCGATACCGGTTATACAGGGATTTTTTCACTTTACCTATGTAGAAAATCATGGTGGAATTTTTGGACTGTTTCAAGGGAAAATTGGGGTCTTTACAGTTGTCAGCTTAATTTTATTAGGGTATATAGTATTTACAGAGTATAAAAATTTTAAAAATTATACTAAATGGACAAAAATAGGAGTTTCAGTAATAGCAGCAGGTGCCATAGGAAATATGATTGACAGAATATTCAGGGGCTTTGTCGTGGATATGATAGATTTTAACGGATTATGGCATTTTGTATTCAATGTTGCTGATATGTATGTTCATATTGGTATTTATATTATTGTAATTGACTACTTGGCAAGAAAATATATGGAAAAGAATAGAAAATAG
- the glyQ gene encoding glycine--tRNA ligase subunit alpha, translated as MTFQEIILTLQKFWGEKGCVIGNPYDVETGAGTFNPDTFLMSLGPEPWKVAYVEPSRRPKDGRYGENPNRVYQHHQFQVIMKPSPENIQELYLESMMALGIDPKKHDIRFVEDNWESPTLGAWGLGWEVWLDGMEITQFTYFQQVGGLEVEITPAELTYGLERIALYLQDKENVYDLEWTKGVKYGERRFQYEYEMSKYSFEVADVPMNFQLFDMYEKEAQNCLEHKLVLPAYDYVLKCSHTFNNLDARGAISTTERMSYILRVRDLAKKCAEQFVEVRKGLGYPLLKK; from the coding sequence ATGACTTTTCAGGAAATAATACTTACATTGCAGAAATTCTGGGGAGAAAAAGGTTGTGTAATCGGGAATCCTTATGATGTGGAGACAGGAGCAGGAACATTTAATCCTGACACATTTTTAATGTCCTTAGGACCTGAACCTTGGAAGGTTGCATATGTTGAACCGTCAAGAAGACCGAAAGACGGGAGATATGGAGAAAATCCTAACAGAGTTTATCAACATCACCAGTTTCAGGTAATTATGAAACCGTCACCTGAGAATATTCAGGAGCTTTATCTGGAAAGCATGATGGCTTTAGGTATAGATCCAAAAAAACATGACATAAGATTTGTTGAGGATAACTGGGAAAGCCCTACGCTTGGTGCATGGGGACTAGGCTGGGAAGTGTGGCTTGATGGAATGGAAATTACACAGTTTACTTATTTTCAGCAGGTAGGTGGACTTGAAGTTGAAATAACACCGGCTGAACTGACTTATGGACTTGAAAGAATAGCGTTGTATCTTCAGGACAAGGAAAATGTGTATGACCTTGAATGGACAAAAGGCGTAAAATACGGAGAAAGACGTTTCCAGTATGAATATGAAATGTCCAAGTACAGTTTTGAAGTGGCTGATGTGCCTATGAATTTCCAGCTGTTTGATATGTATGAAAAGGAGGCACAGAACTGCCTTGAACATAAACTTGTGTTACCGGCATATGACTATGTCCTGAAATGTTCCCATACATTCAATAATCTTGATGCAAGAGGAGCCATCAGTACAACTGAAAGAATGTCATACATTCTTAGAGTCAGGGATTTAGCGAAAAAATGTGCAGAACAGTTTGTAGAAGTTAGAAAAGGATTGGGATATCCTTTATTGAAGAAGTAA
- the glyS gene encoding glycine--tRNA ligase subunit beta, with protein MDFLFEIGLEELPSRYVDETEANLKRIMTEELTNERISFSDIESFSTPRRVAVIVKDIAEKQQDLDKKSTGPSIDIAYKDGKLTKAGEGFIKSQNASESDVKIVENEKGKYISIETFIAGKATEEVLPQILDTVIRKIEFEKSMKWSDRTFRFARPIKWFVTLLGDKVLPFEFEGIKGSNRTRGMRYFASQDAEIPVPAEYEAVLEKNFVIAKKDKRKEEILRSIKENCENDGDAALVNNYLLEEVTNLVEYPYAIKGEYNKDYLLLPEDITTITMETHQRYFPVKDKDGKLTNKFILIRNAPEYSETVKKGNEKVIEPRLADAKFFFDEDLKGKFSDNVEKLKDVTFQKDMGSIYDKVERSKKIAEYLVEELNLQGKKENIIRTVELAKADLVSNVIAEKEFTKLQGFMGSIYAEKQGENKDVATGIFEHYLPRYQGDTLPVTIEGAIAGIADKIDTVTGCFSVGLKPTSSKDPYALRRAVQGIIYVTLNSKLNFNYKKLIEKSYDIFSADKKVLSGNVVQDITEFFKQRIANVLSEKYSKELISYEIDLENSIIKLNERLEVLSELSNTEHFKTLINLLKRVKNIVKEEKDNNTLLDESLFEKEEERELYNFSNELERLENKEFSIYINTLLEKSDVINEYFDNVIINTENSKIKNNRVALLKKIENSIEKIMII; from the coding sequence ATGGATTTTCTTTTTGAAATAGGACTGGAAGAGCTTCCTTCCAGATATGTAGATGAAACTGAAGCAAATTTGAAAAGGATAATGACAGAAGAGCTGACAAACGAAAGAATTTCATTCTCTGATATTGAGTCCTTCAGTACACCGAGAAGGGTTGCCGTTATTGTAAAGGACATTGCTGAAAAACAGCAGGATCTGGATAAAAAAAGTACAGGACCATCAATAGACATTGCTTACAAGGACGGAAAACTTACTAAAGCTGGAGAAGGGTTTATAAAGTCCCAGAATGCATCTGAAAGTGATGTTAAAATTGTAGAAAATGAAAAGGGAAAATATATTTCAATTGAAACATTCATTGCGGGAAAAGCAACTGAAGAAGTGCTTCCTCAAATTTTAGATACTGTCATAAGAAAAATAGAATTTGAAAAATCTATGAAATGGAGCGACAGAACATTCAGATTTGCAAGACCTATAAAATGGTTTGTAACACTTTTAGGTGACAAGGTACTGCCTTTTGAATTTGAAGGGATAAAAGGAAGTAACAGAACAAGAGGTATGAGATATTTTGCATCTCAGGATGCTGAAATACCTGTTCCTGCAGAATATGAAGCAGTACTGGAGAAAAACTTTGTAATAGCTAAAAAGGATAAAAGAAAAGAAGAAATTCTTAGAAGTATAAAAGAAAACTGTGAAAATGATGGAGATGCTGCATTAGTAAACAACTATCTCCTGGAAGAAGTTACAAACCTGGTGGAATATCCATATGCAATCAAGGGTGAATATAACAAGGATTATTTATTGCTGCCTGAAGACATTACAACTATTACAATGGAAACACATCAGAGATACTTTCCGGTAAAGGATAAGGATGGAAAATTGACAAATAAATTTATCCTCATAAGAAATGCTCCTGAGTATTCTGAAACTGTAAAAAAAGGTAATGAAAAAGTTATAGAGCCGAGACTTGCAGATGCTAAATTCTTCTTTGATGAAGATTTAAAAGGTAAGTTTTCAGATAATGTGGAAAAACTTAAGGATGTTACATTCCAGAAGGATATGGGAAGTATATATGACAAGGTGGAAAGAAGTAAAAAAATAGCTGAATATCTTGTAGAAGAACTTAATCTTCAGGGAAAAAAGGAAAATATAATTAGAACAGTAGAGCTTGCAAAGGCAGATTTAGTATCAAATGTAATAGCCGAAAAGGAATTTACAAAACTTCAGGGATTCATGGGGTCTATTTATGCTGAAAAACAGGGAGAAAATAAAGATGTTGCGACAGGTATATTTGAACATTATCTGCCAAGATATCAAGGAGATACATTGCCTGTCACTATAGAAGGAGCAATTGCAGGAATAGCTGATAAAATTGATACAGTTACAGGATGCTTTTCTGTAGGATTAAAGCCTACAAGTTCAAAAGATCCGTATGCATTAAGACGTGCAGTTCAGGGAATAATATATGTTACATTAAATTCTAAGTTAAACTTCAATTATAAAAAACTGATTGAGAAATCATATGACATTTTTTCTGCAGATAAGAAGGTGCTGTCAGGAAATGTAGTTCAGGATATTACAGAATTCTTTAAACAGAGAATAGCAAATGTTCTTTCTGAAAAATATAGTAAAGAACTAATTTCCTATGAAATTGATCTTGAAAACAGTATTATAAAATTAAATGAAAGGCTGGAAGTGCTTTCTGAACTATCAAATACAGAGCACTTTAAGACGCTGATAAATCTTCTGAAACGTGTGAAAAATATAGTCAAGGAAGAAAAAGATAACAATACGTTACTTGATGAGTCGTTATTTGAAAAGGAAGAAGAGAGAGAACTTTACAACTTCAGCAATGAACTTGAAAGACTTGAAAATAAGGAATTTTCAATTTATATAAATACATTGCTGGAAAAATCTGATGTTATAAATGAGTACTTTGATAATGTAATTATTAATACAGAAAACAGTAAAATAAAAAATAATAGGGTTGCACTGCTGAAAAAAATAGAAAATTCTATAGAAAAAATAATGATTATATAA
- a CDS encoding OmpA family protein, with protein sequence MKKLVILGTALLALNAIASEGQLKFGYDFSREAKFGDGENLKFKKGPTLGAEYIFDNQGEFEWGVGAEYKLSSNSGKLKDKYNNKVLKSAPVYALGKFNLITTQSGNDALYVLGRAGYHFANEDKKLGATTDISGGLYGAVGLGTEFGPVSVEAIYEKSGFTVRERATGEKSRDSLDSVGLRVGYRFGQLKNDRGPKVVERTVTVEKPVEVVKPQEPKVIGAKTVELPFSCSANEKKCVIKGFKVDGRVPNEAEARDLGTIANVINQFAEGGSIDFVGHTDSTGSDAYNQKLSVARAQNVARLLKEYGLKNTVSYGTITGRGESQPIDTNNTVQGRYNNRRVELFFQNVDFENVRFVDGN encoded by the coding sequence ATGAAAAAGTTAGTTATTTTAGGGACAGCTTTATTAGCATTAAATGCTATAGCGTCTGAAGGACAATTGAAATTTGGATATGATTTCAGTAGAGAAGCAAAATTTGGTGATGGAGAAAATCTTAAATTCAAAAAAGGACCAACTTTAGGTGCTGAATACATCTTCGATAACCAGGGAGAATTTGAATGGGGAGTTGGAGCTGAATACAAATTATCTTCAAATTCAGGAAAATTAAAAGATAAATACAATAATAAAGTGCTTAAAAGTGCACCTGTGTATGCATTAGGAAAATTCAACTTAATTACTACACAATCAGGAAATGATGCTCTATATGTATTAGGAAGAGCAGGATATCATTTTGCTAATGAAGATAAGAAATTAGGAGCTACTACAGATATATCTGGTGGATTATATGGAGCTGTTGGATTAGGAACTGAATTTGGACCAGTTTCAGTAGAAGCTATATATGAAAAATCAGGATTTACAGTAAGAGAAAGAGCAACAGGAGAAAAATCAAGAGATTCATTAGATTCAGTTGGATTAAGAGTTGGATACAGATTCGGACAATTGAAAAATGATAGAGGACCAAAAGTAGTTGAAAGAACAGTTACTGTTGAAAAGCCAGTAGAAGTTGTAAAACCTCAAGAACCTAAAGTAATAGGTGCTAAAACTGTTGAATTACCATTTAGCTGTTCAGCAAATGAGAAAAAATGTGTAATCAAAGGATTTAAAGTTGATGGAAGAGTACCTAACGAAGCTGAAGCTAGAGATTTAGGAACTATCGCAAACGTAATTAACCAATTCGCTGAAGGTGGATCAATTGATTTCGTTGGACATACAGATTCTACAGGATCAGATGCTTACAACCAAAAATTATCAGTAGCAAGAGCACAAAATGTTGCTAGATTACTGAAAGAATATGGATTGAAAAATACAGTTTCTTACGGAACTATCACAGGAAGAGGAGAATCTCAACCAATTGATACTAACAATACAGTTCAAGGAAGATACAATAACAGAAGAGTTGAATTATTCTTCCAAAATGTAGATTTCGAAAACGTAAGATTTGTTGATGGAAACTAA